The following coding sequences are from one Treponema bryantii window:
- a CDS encoding type II secretion system F family protein: MEQLINSGLSIKDALEISSLINKKNDNISNILYQQIQKGTSFANAVNQMDTIFPSVYRGIISVGDKVGSVEKIFPRLRLYLETQKKLKDKLMGAMLYPLIVLITAFLVFIAMIFFVFPKLKMMFIEFGGEAASLLEKNISRMETGFIVFFIIILIIVLSIITLKIVAKTNKGLKLFLDSFILHIPLFGKFLTYLETLHFSFAMETLISGGITIEDSIQESEFVLTNSAYKEALEDVKNRITRGESLSEAFAIHEKIFPDYMIKWMMVGEKSGKPEHVFSQLRNYFQNEIDLYTTKFMALIEPALIILIGLFLIILIINVIVPVFSLYGAIL; this comes from the coding sequence ATGGAGCAGCTTATAAACTCCGGACTTTCTATTAAAGATGCACTCGAAATTAGTTCATTAATAAATAAGAAGAATGACAATATATCTAACATATTATACCAGCAGATTCAAAAAGGAACTTCCTTTGCAAATGCTGTAAACCAGATGGATACAATTTTTCCTTCTGTTTACCGCGGTATTATTTCTGTTGGTGATAAAGTTGGTTCTGTAGAAAAGATTTTCCCTCGTCTTCGCTTATATCTTGAAACACAAAAAAAATTAAAAGATAAATTAATGGGAGCTATGCTCTATCCGTTAATTGTACTTATAACAGCATTTTTAGTTTTCATTGCAATGATCTTTTTTGTTTTTCCAAAATTAAAAATGATGTTTATTGAATTTGGTGGAGAAGCTGCTTCTCTTCTTGAAAAGAATATTTCCAGAATGGAAACAGGATTCATCGTATTTTTTATTATTATTCTGATTATTGTTTTATCAATCATCACCTTAAAAATTGTTGCAAAAACGAACAAAGGACTCAAACTCTTTTTAGACTCCTTTATTTTACATATTCCTCTATTTGGAAAATTTCTGACATATCTTGAAACACTGCACTTTTCATTTGCAATGGAAACCTTAATTTCCGGAGGAATAACAATTGAAGATTCTATTCAGGAATCTGAATTTGTTTTGACAAACAGCGCTTATAAAGAAGCGCTTGAGGATGTAAAAAACAGAATCACAAGAGGAGAATCTCTTTCAGAAGCTTTTGCAATTCATGAAAAAATATTTCCAGATTATATGATTAAATGGATGATGGTTGGAGAAAAATCCGGTAAACCTGAACACGTTTTTTCACAGCTACGAAACTATTTCCAAAATGAAATAGACTTATACACAACAAAGTTCATGGCATTAATTGAACCGGCACTTATTATATTAATTGGACTTTTCCTGATTATTCTTATTATTAATGTAATTGTGCCGGTATTCTCGCTCTATGGGGCAATTTTATAG
- a CDS encoding GspE/PulE family protein, whose protein sequence is MHANDIISIKSFSNIPVDNEQYSMEFIERNHAIVLEVSDDDITVGITDKTSENTISTIRGYHSGNINFVYIDSVELSSWIGNKMGEANNLPESNLNNQADETTLLDKMANDAPTVNLVNSICIDAIRMKASDIHIEAGVKVAKVRYRIDGVLQTVKTIENERFAAVSSRIKIMANLNILEKRQPQDGRITVSINGENIDFRVSIIPVTGGESIVMRILGTNTAPDNLDLLGFNPNQLSTIREMMKIPHGLILVTGPTGSGKTTTLNAMMKELVSDEIKIVSIEDPVEFIVDGVNQIQINEQINLGFDSILRRVLRQDPNIIMVGEIRDKATAELSVRAALTGHLVLSTLHTNDAASVIPRLINMGIEPYLIAAVLKGAIAQRLVRKLAPNKKVFSGRTVISETLKMDSGLEEIIEHGANQNEIIKYLHKNKMQFLKEDAEEKIELGLTTRQEAEREVML, encoded by the coding sequence ATGCACGCCAATGATATAATCAGCATTAAATCATTTTCTAATATACCTGTTGATAATGAACAGTACTCAATGGAATTTATTGAGCGTAATCATGCTATTGTTCTTGAAGTTTCAGATGATGATATAACTGTAGGTATAACAGACAAAACAAGTGAAAATACGATTTCCACAATCAGAGGCTATCATTCCGGAAATATAAATTTTGTTTATATTGATTCTGTAGAACTTTCTTCCTGGATTGGAAATAAAATGGGAGAAGCAAATAATCTCCCTGAATCAAATCTAAATAATCAAGCTGATGAAACAACTTTACTGGATAAGATGGCTAATGATGCTCCAACAGTAAATCTTGTTAACAGCATTTGTATTGATGCAATCAGAATGAAGGCTTCCGACATTCATATTGAAGCTGGAGTAAAAGTTGCAAAAGTCCGCTACAGAATTGATGGTGTACTTCAGACTGTAAAAACAATAGAAAACGAAAGATTTGCCGCCGTTTCTTCACGTATTAAAATCATGGCAAATCTTAACATTCTTGAAAAACGCCAGCCACAAGATGGACGTATTACAGTTTCGATAAATGGTGAAAATATAGATTTCCGTGTTTCAATTATTCCTGTTACCGGTGGAGAATCTATTGTAATGCGTATTTTGGGAACTAACACTGCTCCTGACAATCTTGATCTTTTAGGCTTTAATCCTAATCAGCTTTCAACAATACGCGAAATGATGAAGATTCCACACGGGCTTATTCTTGTAACAGGACCGACAGGAAGTGGAAAGACAACAACCTTAAATGCAATGATGAAAGAACTGGTATCTGATGAAATCAAAATTGTTTCAATTGAAGATCCGGTTGAATTTATTGTAGATGGTGTAAATCAGATTCAGATAAATGAACAGATAAATCTCGGCTTTGATTCAATTTTGCGAAGAGTTTTACGTCAGGACCCTAACATTATTATGGTCGGAGAAATTCGTGATAAAGCGACTGCAGAATTATCTGTCCGAGCGGCTTTGACAGGACACCTTGTTCTTTCAACTTTACATACAAATGACGCCGCATCAGTAATTCCCCGACTCATTAATATGGGAATTGAACCATATCTGATTGCAGCTGTTTTAAAAGGTGCTATTGCTCAACGTCTTGTTCGAAAACTTGCTCCAAATAAAAAAGTATTCTCTGGACGAACTGTTATTTCCGAAACCTTAAAAATGGATTCCGGACTGGAAGAAATTATTGAGCATGGTGCCAATCAAAATGAAATAATAAAATATCTTCATAAAAATAAGATGCAGTTCTTAAAAGAAGATGCAGAAGAAAAGATTGAATTGGGATTAACAACCCGCCAGGAAGCAGAACGTGAAGTTATGCTTTAG
- a CDS encoding type II and III secretion system protein, with the protein MKKVVLSLLLIFSFSFLFSQNIKSMEFHNQNITDILLVLAESSGVSIIPDETVSGKASFYFSESSLDDALTRFLSTYKLYFEKKDNYITVSKIKISHNKESGLTSLKADNIEIGIVLRKLSDKIGKTILYDTLPSASISLDIDNLPVQDILEICIKKYPDYSVETADSYYYVKRNVEKQGGSKSSNGTALKKNGSLYTLNLDKGRFLETLTKLFNLEQVEYSLFVQADTQLENLYFTDKDFHSMLHLILEQGNADYIEKNGIFYIIDLQKKGISGKLKTTEIINLRWISSQDITPLIPSELASSSVMKVDKNNNALLLTGTKEEIEPLRNFIEKVDTPMGGMKYKKIDLKYINAKEIVSLIPAKMIQQPPVVIPGTNSLLASGTEETLNILTDFIASIDKKKTGTPIKLKYIQAETLLKNIPPSINKEDIIDSGFPNLLFYTGSEENKELLQHELSLIDKPQPQIKYQLLVIQYTDGTSTAIKPTFTFNPDNENRNESFIFNGELSNIMNLNFDIISKFGYQFAANLNARITDNTANVFTDTTLTALSGQEVKFQNTDTYRYIEYNYDSTSTTRSSTTQQITSGLIVGLNGWVSGDNMITMSVNATVSKQNSDSGSSTSTTLPSTSERVVTTQVRTMSGEPVVISGLIKEDISETESRVPVLGKIPVLGRLFKHTSKSKEKTEIVIYIVPHLIQDTGNSDNDSLNIERYYQKFLGQQYARQ; encoded by the coding sequence ATGAAGAAAGTTGTATTATCACTTTTATTAATTTTTTCTTTTTCATTTTTATTTTCTCAAAACATTAAAAGCATGGAGTTTCATAACCAGAATATAACAGATATTCTTCTGGTTCTTGCAGAATCCAGCGGCGTTTCTATTATTCCAGATGAAACTGTTTCCGGAAAAGCTTCTTTTTATTTTTCAGAGTCTTCACTTGATGATGCTCTTACACGCTTTTTATCTACTTACAAACTTTATTTTGAAAAGAAAGACAATTATATAACTGTCTCAAAAATAAAGATTTCTCATAATAAAGAATCAGGTCTTACTTCACTTAAAGCAGACAATATTGAAATTGGAATTGTATTGAGAAAACTGTCTGACAAAATTGGAAAAACAATTCTTTATGACACTCTTCCTTCGGCTTCAATTTCGCTTGATATTGATAATCTTCCAGTTCAGGATATTCTTGAAATCTGTATAAAAAAATACCCTGATTATTCTGTTGAAACTGCTGATTCATATTATTATGTTAAGCGTAATGTTGAAAAACAGGGCGGCTCAAAAAGCAGCAATGGAACAGCCTTAAAGAAAAACGGTTCATTATATACCCTTAATCTTGATAAAGGCCGTTTCCTTGAAACTCTCACTAAGCTTTTTAATCTTGAGCAGGTTGAATACTCTCTCTTTGTTCAGGCAGATACACAGCTTGAAAATCTATATTTTACAGATAAAGATTTTCATTCTATGCTTCATTTGATTCTTGAACAAGGAAATGCTGATTATATAGAAAAGAATGGTATTTTTTATATCATTGATCTGCAGAAAAAGGGAATCTCAGGTAAATTGAAAACAACAGAAATCATCAATTTAAGATGGATTTCTTCTCAGGATATCACTCCTTTAATTCCTTCTGAACTTGCTTCATCTTCTGTAATGAAGGTAGATAAAAACAATAATGCATTACTCCTCACCGGAACAAAAGAGGAAATTGAACCTTTAAGAAATTTCATCGAAAAGGTTGATACTCCAATGGGAGGAATGAAATATAAAAAGATTGATTTAAAATATATCAATGCAAAAGAAATAGTTTCTTTAATTCCAGCAAAAATGATTCAGCAGCCTCCTGTTGTAATTCCAGGGACTAATTCGCTGCTTGCTTCTGGTACAGAGGAAACTTTAAATATTTTGACAGATTTTATTGCCAGTATCGATAAGAAAAAAACAGGAACTCCAATTAAACTGAAGTACATACAGGCAGAAACTCTTTTGAAAAACATTCCGCCATCAATCAATAAAGAAGACATTATTGATTCTGGTTTTCCAAACCTTTTATTCTATACAGGTTCAGAAGAAAACAAGGAATTATTGCAGCACGAATTGAGTTTAATTGATAAACCTCAGCCACAAATTAAGTATCAGCTTCTGGTAATTCAATACACAGACGGAACTTCTACTGCAATAAAACCAACTTTTACATTTAATCCAGATAATGAAAACAGGAATGAAAGTTTTATCTTTAATGGTGAACTTTCAAATATAATGAACCTGAACTTTGATATCATATCAAAATTCGGATATCAGTTTGCTGCAAATCTCAATGCACGAATTACAGACAATACTGCAAATGTATTCACTGATACAACACTTACCGCCCTTTCAGGTCAGGAAGTAAAATTCCAAAACACTGATACGTACCGCTATATTGAATACAACTATGACAGCACTTCCACTACCCGCTCAAGCACAACTCAGCAGATTACTTCTGGTCTTATAGTTGGACTTAATGGCTGGGTATCTGGTGACAACATGATTACCATGTCTGTAAATGCGACTGTATCTAAACAAAATAGTGACAGTGGCTCATCAACTTCAACTACCCTTCCTTCAACATCAGAAAGAGTTGTAACAACTCAGGTTAGAACAATGTCTGGTGAACCGGTTGTAATCAGTGGATTAATAAAGGAAGATATCTCTGAAACAGAAAGTCGTGTTCCTGTTCTTGGGAAGATTCCAGTATTGGGAAGACTTTTTAAGCATACTTCTAAATCAAAAGAAAAGACTGAAATTGTTATTTATATAGTACCTCATTTAATTCAGGATACAGGAAACTCTGATAATGACTCACTTAACATCGAACGATATTATCAGAAATTCTTAGGACAGCAATATGCACGCCAATGA